In Clostridium swellfunianum, a genomic segment contains:
- a CDS encoding lysophospholipid acyltransferase family protein, translating into MISPKIAKLIQYLPDTFVDFIARKVVDHIIKKYVDLDIKGQENIIGLKKPVIFICNHLSNSDGLILDRLLREQDVTYVAGIKLTQNATTNFGVRLLKTTVVKPNTADKEGLTKVINILKGGNNILIFPEGTRSRTGSMIEAKKGILLIAKLTKATIVPLGIWGTEKFMPISKEGDMAAETFYHAKVGLRVGKPMELPIKENGEDRHAYDERAIITLMKAIAELIPEEYRGIYR; encoded by the coding sequence GTGATTTCTCCTAAAATTGCAAAGCTTATTCAATACCTTCCAGACACATTTGTGGATTTTATTGCAAGAAAAGTTGTGGACCATATAATAAAAAAATATGTTGATTTAGATATTAAAGGGCAAGAAAATATAATAGGGCTTAAAAAGCCTGTGATTTTTATTTGCAATCATTTAAGCAATTCAGACGGGCTTATTTTAGACAGGCTATTGAGAGAGCAAGATGTAACTTATGTTGCCGGAATAAAGCTTACCCAGAATGCTACAACTAATTTTGGTGTGAGGCTTCTTAAAACTACAGTAGTTAAACCTAACACTGCTGATAAGGAAGGTCTAACCAAGGTTATTAATATACTTAAAGGCGGAAATAACATTTTGATATTTCCAGAAGGCACCCGCAGCAGAACAGGAAGTATGATAGAAGCTAAGAAGGGCATCCTTCTTATAGCAAAGCTAACTAAGGCCACTATAGTTCCTTTAGGTATTTGGGGAACAGAAAAATTCATGCCCATTAGTAAAGAAGGGGATATGGCTGCAGAAACTTTTTATCATGCAAAGGTTGGCTTAAGGGTTGGAAAGCCAATGGAACTTCCAATCAAAGAAAATGGAGAAGATAGGCATGCTTATGATGAAAGAGCTATAATTACTTTGATGAAGGCTATTGCGGAACTTATACCTGAAGAGTACAGAGGTATATATAGATAA
- the queG gene encoding tRNA epoxyqueuosine(34) reductase QueG gives MNYKQNIMDFCKGLGLDTIGFCKCRRFDELKCFFEERKHKALENEFEEKDVEKRINPFIHMEQGRTIISFAFPYLHDVEKSSDFYFSKYTRGRDYHIVVSNYLKMVCNHIETMGGKAIYFVDSNPLPERYIAYLCGIGFIGKNNMLITEKYGSYVFLGEIITDLEIEIDKPIEQKCGECSLCLKECPTKAINKGGSCPNVCLSYITQRKHIEDVWFDKLGGRIFGCDSCQDTCPFNMRVKLSNIEEFIPYEHMKDVNSKELLNIDNNIFKEKYSVTSCGWRGKNILQRNILINEALLNKTLDIDEKTINSPYVKDYYHRLLKALQL, from the coding sequence ATGAATTACAAACAAAACATAATGGATTTTTGCAAGGGTTTGGGCCTAGATACGATAGGTTTTTGTAAGTGCAGAAGATTTGACGAATTAAAATGCTTCTTTGAAGAAAGAAAGCATAAAGCTCTTGAGAATGAATTTGAGGAAAAAGATGTTGAAAAGAGAATAAACCCTTTCATTCATATGGAACAAGGTAGGACAATTATATCCTTTGCTTTTCCGTATTTACATGATGTAGAAAAAAGCTCTGACTTTTATTTTTCCAAATATACAAGAGGAAGAGATTATCATATAGTTGTTTCAAATTATTTGAAGATGGTGTGTAATCATATAGAAACCATGGGAGGAAAAGCTATATATTTTGTTGACAGTAATCCTCTGCCAGAAAGATATATAGCTTATTTATGCGGTATAGGATTTATTGGAAAAAATAATATGCTTATAACAGAAAAGTATGGTTCCTATGTGTTTTTAGGTGAAATTATAACGGACCTAGAAATAGAAATTGACAAGCCTATTGAACAAAAATGTGGAGAGTGCAGTTTGTGCTTAAAGGAATGCCCTACAAAAGCAATAAATAAGGGCGGAAGTTGTCCTAATGTATGCCTGTCTTATATAACTCAAAGAAAACATATTGAAGATGTTTGGTTTGATAAGCTTGGAGGAAGAATATTTGGATGTGACAGCTGTCAGGATACATGCCCGTTTAACATGAGAGTAAAACTTTCAAATATAGAAGAGTTTATACCTTATGAGCATATGAAGGATGTGAACTCAAAGGAGCTTTTAAATATAGACAATAATATATTTAAAGAGAAATACTCAGTAACCTCTTGTGGATGGAGAGGAAAGAATATACTTCAAAGAAATATTCTTATTAATGAAGCTTTGCTGAATAAGACGCTGGATATTGACGAAAAAACTATTAACTCGCCTTATGTAAAGGATTATTACCATAGACTTTTAAAAGCTTTGCAATTATAA